tatatcccacccatctagtcattggctactctaggcggctaatagcaagtaaaataaaacaacttaAAATGTATCAGCAATATACGGCAACAATAATCAATTATTCAagatgaagaaaagagaagaaataaatcaagaagTGCCTGGacggaaggcctgcctaaacaaccAGGTTTTCAGTCgacttttaaaaataccagcGAACGGGCCatgcggatctcaggagggaggttattccaaagacgaggagccactgccgagacggactggtttcttgttttttccttccgggcctccctcggtgttaggctcctcaatcGCACCTTccggctagatcgagtgatacgggtagattttggtgggagaaggcattctgccagatatctAAGTTACAATTGTAAGTTAAGGGATCACGTCATTCTTTTTGTAGTCCTTCAATAAAACAAGGGGGTAAAGAGTTAAATTTTGAAGGTGTAACTATAATGTTAGCTAACTACTTTGTATTTGTACCTGTAACTAATTGTTTCCAAAGTATTTTTCTAGGCTCTAAAAAGGCAATTAATGTCATTCTTTCCATCCTGGATATTCTGTTTTGATCTTCATCTCTGCATAGTCTCATGATCATTTCATAATATCTGCACTTGACTTACTAGCAGGGGCTGATggaaatataatttaaaacatcTGGTTTATACCAGGTTGGGTAAGTTAGAGTTGTGTTTATGTTACGTTATGTTGCATTGCATTATGCTTTTGAATATGCAAGCATTTTCTAATAGCTCCACCTAAGGGACAGAatagtaaacatattttaatagcATCTTATCTATTTAGGGTCATGAAATTTCAACATCCTTACAAAACCAGAGACACCGGGTTCGCTATTCAGATTCAGTAGAAGATGGATCTATTATCTTTTCTGTTTCTGGTACAGTATCTTCAATTCTGGCAAGGCAGACAGACATGTAAAACCATACCTGAGGAACTGGCTGAAAATCCACAAGGCTGCTTACCCCACAGGCACATTTATATTAGGAACAGATTAAAGTTAGAATGGCAAATGGGAAACTATTGATCTTGAAGCCTTGTATCATCTCTAGAACATACAGTAATTTGGTCTCAAATATTAGGGTTGTCTGATAGTACACATATCAGGGTTTGAGCCAGGGTTGTTTTGAGATGTAAAATCCCtgtacaaaaaaacaaagcaaaacctggAGCCCTGTCAACTTTTATAGTTAATATTGGATAATATTTCAAGAAACTAGAAACAATCGGATTTCCTTTACCAGCATACTCATCCCCCTCTTTATAATTCAATAGATAACTCTAAATATGCATGCCATTTTTAGCTTTATCTCTTTCTAAACCACCAGTTCATTTGCATCTCTTTGGTAGGCAAATGCCCTGGATCTTTCCATGTAACTATATACTCATTGCTCTGTGTGTGAATTCAGGCATTAAATAAAGGTGTTAGCTGGGACCTTGAGCAGACATCTTGGATTCCTTACTAAAATCACGTAGGGAGGGAAGTGGGGAGAACAATAGTTAAGGTGTGGTCTTTACAAACCTTGTGGTATAATACCAGGGTGTCAAGATCATGGCCAGTATAGAGAGATCCAcacaaaccactgagccacactaCCCTGACTTTCCTGGTGTGGGTAACCTCCAGGAGCATCAAGGTGCTGATGGCTAGAGAAAATCTTCTTGTCCAGTTCCTTCCCAAGACTCTGAGCCACCTTGACAACCGAGTGGTCCAGGAACACCAAAAACTGACAAGGTTGCACACTTCAATTTGCATACCAATTTTGCCAGGCGGGAATACCAAAAATATCCACAAAATGCAAAAGAATCCAATAGAGGCAAAAACTGGATTTAGTACCAACAAAACCCTCTATTCCCAAAATAACCAGACTGCtgtcaaaatgttattttatttaaaatgttaaaagaaaagaagtcaaaagaaaataaagctcAAAGCAACTTTAAAACTTAGTTCAAAAAGTCCAAAATtgtgacactaaccctaaccctataaaAGGCTTGAGATGAGAATAAAAGTTcccaaagaaaataagaaaactagcTATCCTTACAATCAAGCAGAATCAAAGCATAGTATACACAGAGTACAGAGTGAGTGACAAGATATTAAACCAGCATAATTGTCTCCTTAGAGAAGCTAAGTCAAAGTAAATTCTGTATCCCATTTTTATACCCATCACATACCTTTTCAGACCTTTTGAGGGAATTCCACTAATCAGATTCTCACACCAAATTATTCCACAATTACAGGACCACTGCAATGAAGTTAGCAGATAGCTTTGGGACACTCTTTCATCCTGCCCTAGACCCATTTACTTGGCAGTCCCATTTACTCTgtgtatatgtacagtacttaCAATTGCAGCTTTGCATGCATTTCTGAACTATTTCTATAattaaataatgtttatttagTAGTACTATAATTAAgaatgaatgtttttttaaaaagtgataataaattttcttttctccaggtGTTGCATTTTTGTTGAGCAATGCTCAAGGCTTATTTTTCACAGACAGagaattattttttgaaaaaataaagaagttcATGACCATTCATAGGAATGGGTTTTTGCTTTTGTCAGCTGCCCGTCATGGACCAAAGGAATGGGATATGATGTTCAAAGTTCAACAGaggtatgaaataaataaatcatcaatgGTTTGTTTCCGTACCAAAGGGAATGGGACACAAGACTATATATCCAGTAGCTGCTGAGTCATCCAATCTGTAGGTGAAATGGATTTTGCTTGAAAAGCAGCCAAATAATTTCAGCAGTATAACTTTGTCTTGTTACTTGTTCAGGAAATAGTGGGACATATCTCAAGGCACTTTCACAATATGGGACCattttacaaatactgtacaagttaCAAATCTTGAGATACTGTACAATGTAAACCAGTCTAGAGATTATATTTTCAAGAATTATTAGAACTTCCGATCCCTCTGGTAATAAAGTTAGCTAGGAAGTAAATCTTCTTGATTTCAGTGAGACTTGCCTCCAAGTTATTGTGCCTGTAACTGCAGCATATGTTTGCTCAGGCTATGATATAAAAATGAATCCTGTGCTTCCTGGAGTCCAGTCATAGAGGTTTAACATGGGGACTGATTTATCCTATGGGCCAAATTGCCTCCTAGGACTAGGCTATCAAGTGAGGAAATATCAGAAATCAGGGTTCTGAACTCCACTCCTTCCCTGATGCCCATCTCTCCTTCTGCTAGTGAACTCATCCTTATGCCAATAAAGAAGCAGGCAAATTGGGAAATGCAGCCTTCTGCCccatttgctttttaatatgaaggaaGATTCTCTTTAgcggaccctcaacttacagacgacttgacttacagacttttcgagttgcagacttctctggccacaaaatttaagttcgacttgcagcctgagaatcaacctacagaccagaaaaaaacccaaaatggaacaaaaacagcaggttacaggattaatcagttttcaatgcattgtaggtcaatggagactcgacatacagactttttgacctgcagccaccgttccaatatggattaattccataagtagagggtccactgtatattaataTATTACGGGAATCTTCCTTTATAAGGTAACATACCATACTGTACCTTACCTTCTGGCTACCCTGATAGCTCTTGCTGTTCATTTTGTTAGCCAGTTTTAAAACTAAGGTTTGAGTTATGAAGTCAAAAATACCAAGTTAATTACAAGATTAAGTGATATAAGTGTGCAATAAATTGTGGAAAGAGGACCATATAGACAGGTGGATCAGCAGTATAGCAAGTCGGCAGATGAACAGGTGTTGAAGTAGAGAAAGGTTTTTTGAGCATTTATTGAACAGTAATAATTGTGTTTGCTAAGAGCACACCAAACCTACATTTGTCAGTTTCAGAACATTTGAAGAGCTTCAatgctttccttttattttttattgttcttcTATCTGCCAGCACCCCAATCATATTGATGAATGCCACATTTTGTAAAATTCCTGAAGTGCTGCACATAAAAATATGCTTAGCATGCTACTATTCTATTTCATACTATAAAATTGTAAATGCTGTAGTTAGCATGACTGAAATTTATGAATTTCTGTGCTTTAGGTTCTTAGGCAGTAATTTACGACTAATACCAGTCCACAATACTGCTGAAGCTGTTAAACTCATGCTGACTATAGCAAAGGTAAACAACCATATGTATTTATTGTCAGATAATTACTACAAAGTAGCATGGCAATTACATCAttgcataaaaataaattattccacACAATtaagtactttggccatctcatgagaagagaagactccctggaaaagaccctgatgttggaaactgtgaaggcaagaggagaaggggaagacagaggacgagatggttggacaatgtcatcgaaacaaccaacatgaatttgaccaaactctgggaggcagtggaagacaggagggcctggcgtgctttggtccatggggtcacgaagagtcaaacacgacttgactaaacaacaaaatgtctgTATTAAGAACCAATGCACTGTAGTGTGTctaagactcaggagacgtgggtttaaatccctgttcagccataaaAATTCACTGGAGGACAACACTAGTAAActcactccttagatatctcacatTCCTTGGAAACCATACTAGGGTTgtttcaagtcagaaccaacttaatggcacataacacatacaGTATAATGTAGTGGGACAAAACACATCCCATGCCTTTTCATGTGGGTACTAAATGTGAAGCACTGAACCTGAGGTTCACTGGTTGACACACCTGGTGGCCTTTAATTAAGGGTACCCTTGATTTGAGCAGGGTTAGAAAgtgtttcattttcttatttGTGGAATGTTGCTGCTCTTTCTACCAAGATCAGAAGAGGCTCTAACATAATGAGTCGGGTAAGGCTAGATCACACCAATACGAAATCAGAATTAGATATGAAGTCATATGCCTTTTAAAGTCTGTCAGTTACCTGAAAATGAGTCATTTACAGATTCATTTTCCATGAGTAACAGGAATCCTGGATAAAATGACTCCAAAGATATTCTCAAATCTTGCTCTGGATTAGTTACATTAGCTGTAACCTGCTgtatctttctctttctgtaaaGACCTCTTCAAAACCACATCTGGATAACATTCGCTACAGAATGCTGATGGCAAAGGCACAGATTGTAGAACAAAGTTCTGTTTGGAAAATGCTTCATCAGCGCCAACTGGAGTGCACTTTAATAAATACTACTTAAGGCTTCATCTAGAACTTTGACCATGTTTATTTGAAAAATACCTCGGTTTTGTCCTGTAAAAACCCACATTCACAAAGAAGTGTATCAATTTGGAAAACAGTTCTGCATCAGATACATTCAGAATGAAAACATGAAAACCTGCATGTAATTTATTAAAGTTTAATTTCCTGCATAACCATCAAAAGACATATCATTGCTCACTTAAAAATCCATTTTCAGCCTCTGAAATAATATAAAAGATAAATACTGTTTGCATTTAACCTTGAGTGGAAATGTCCTAATATTCTTAATGTTGTAGAACATTCATTACTAGCAGCACAGAGAAAGAGCTACTAACATTGTCCTCCAAATGTACATGATTATTAATGATGCTGTTTGAAACAAAATGGTTGTTCAAGTTCTGTTCCTCCTTTCTTACAGATGAATTGTTTGTTGATGTTAGCCCCCCCAAAGCAAATGGAAATAAAACGTCTTCTTGTTGTCCAGTATATGCTCTTTAATGTCAATGAACTTGTATCTCCTACTGTATTTGTTCAGGTGGACTGCTAGGGAATGTTGTATATTAGACATATCTGCAGGAATGATCAGGAAAATTTGTATGAAGAACATTTACTCAAAGCCAAAACAGCTGGAAAGATCTCTACTGTATCACCTTGATGACATATGACTGTGATATGTATGTCATAGTGCTGTGCCATGGACTGCTCCAACACCCTCTACTGCTAGATCATATGCGAATAGCTATATAGCATGTGACTTAACAGTGCTATATAGAGTCCCATTTCTGTATGTCACAGTTTCTAAGCTACAAGTTTAGAAGACATCCCATATCAATTTGTACTGTTTTCTGATAGCTATTTTCCTTGTGAATATGaaataacagaagcaaaagaactGATCAATAACTGACTTACTTCATGTTGGCTGTCTTTGTCTAATGCTGCTTCTTCTTTGCTGCTTTCTGAAATGCTTAGAAACTATGACCATGTATCTTGGGATTCCACAGTATGTTTTTTGGTGTTTAAACAACAGTGCTAGCACATGGTGTTATATAAACCTGTGCCATCTAGGTTAGGTATTAAACTGCaataatattttgtatttctgttctCTGAACTAGAACTGAATTGTACAAGGTTGAATCCAGACTAGATTGGCCATTCCATGCACAGAAGAGCTATTTCTGTTCTCTGCTGAAATCTAGCAAGGACTTCACATTGAAGGAAATGTAAAGCaagagttgttgttttaattttttttccagcagcctCCCTGCTGCCCAATATTGCAACCCCTGCTATTATTCCCCAATTCTCTGGAATAGATTTTCAGAGACAGAGGGCAGAGTGGATTGGTAAAATCAACTCGTCTTTCTCTGGAGTTGGTGGATCAGTAAGTAGGGATATTACCCATCAAGTGACACAGTGCATACCTATTAGTGCCTATCCCCATTCCTGTTTGTGGATTATATTAAGTAGTACACTTTATATCACAGCACATGACATAAATTGTGCCATGCAAAAAGCCTAGTACATCACTTATGGCACAGAAAAACTTTCTGCTGCCAATTTTCCCTACCAGAAACGTAGTTCAGGCCACTGCATTGTGCTATGCTCCTGCTGAGCAGTTTTTAATTAAATCTCAGACCTACCTCACATTTACTT
This sequence is a window from Pogona vitticeps strain Pit_001003342236 chromosome 4, PviZW2.1, whole genome shotgun sequence. Protein-coding genes within it:
- the C4H1orf146 gene encoding protein SPO16 homolog, with the translated sequence MSENNRQEKTQWITTVIISSSLQGHEISTSLQNQRHRVRYSDSVEDGSIIFSVSGVAFLLSNAQGLFFTDRELFFEKIKKFMTIHRNGFLLLSAARHGPKEWDMMFKVQQRFLGSNLRLIPVHNTAEAVKLMLTIAKTSSKPHLDNIRYRMLMAKAQIVEQSSVWKMLHQRQLECTLINTT